The Algoriphagus sanaruensis genome window below encodes:
- a CDS encoding aspartate carbamoyltransferase catalytic subunit, whose translation MSQLSTKHLLGIKEINESDIQLILQTAANFKEVINRPIKKVPSLRDVTIANVFFENSTRTRLSFELAEKRLSADVINFSSSNSSVKKGETLVDTVNNILAMKVDMVVMRHASPGAPHFLSRNVKANIVNAGDGTHEHPTQALLDAFSMQEKLGDLAGKKIAIIGDILHSRVALSNIFCLQKLGAEVMVCGPVTLLPKYISSLGVKVELDVKKALEWCDVANVLRIQLERQQIKYFPSLREYSLYYGITKKMLDSLNKEIVLMHPGPINRGVELSSDAADSDHSIILDQVENGVAVRMAVLYLLAGSKA comes from the coding sequence ATGTCGCAACTCAGTACAAAGCACCTACTTGGAATAAAGGAAATCAATGAATCTGATATTCAATTGATCCTTCAAACTGCGGCAAATTTCAAAGAAGTAATCAATCGTCCCATCAAAAAAGTACCATCACTTCGTGATGTGACTATTGCCAATGTCTTCTTTGAAAACTCGACACGTACCCGGCTTTCATTCGAACTTGCTGAGAAAAGATTAAGCGCCGATGTGATCAATTTTTCCTCCTCCAACTCATCGGTAAAAAAGGGGGAAACCCTTGTTGATACAGTCAATAATATTCTTGCGATGAAAGTAGATATGGTGGTTATGCGCCATGCGAGCCCCGGAGCTCCTCACTTTTTGTCAAGAAATGTAAAAGCAAATATTGTCAATGCAGGGGACGGAACGCACGAACATCCTACTCAAGCACTTTTGGACGCGTTCTCGATGCAGGAAAAACTGGGTGATCTTGCGGGAAAGAAAATTGCAATCATTGGAGATATCCTTCATAGCCGAGTAGCTCTGTCCAATATTTTCTGTTTACAAAAATTAGGAGCGGAAGTAATGGTTTGCGGCCCAGTGACCCTTCTTCCAAAATACATTTCCAGCTTAGGCGTGAAAGTGGAATTGGATGTAAAAAAGGCGTTGGAGTGGTGCGATGTGGCTAATGTGCTTCGAATCCAACTTGAAAGACAACAAATCAAATATTTCCCAAGCTTGCGTGAGTATTCCCTTTATTATGGAATCACGAAAAAGATGTTGGATTCATTAAATAAAGAAATTGTGCTGATGCACCCCGGGCCGATCAATCGAGGTGTGGAATTGAGCTCTGATGCAGCAGATTCTGATCATTCGATCATCTTGGATCAGGTGGAAAATGGAGTGGCAGTTCGTATGGCTGTGCTCTATCTATTAGCTGGTTCTAAAGCCTAA
- the purB gene encoding adenylosuccinate lyase, whose amino-acid sequence MELNALTAVSSIDGRYAGKTAPLRAFFSEFALIKYRVHVEVEYFIALCQLPLPQLADFDHGHFPTLRDLVKHFSLADAEWIKNTERTTNHDVKAVEYFLKEKFDGLGLEAYKEFIHFGLTSQDINNTATPLMLKRGVQEAILPQLEIVIEKLADLANQWKEIPMLAKTHGQPASPTRLGKEINVFVVRLKKQLELLEQIPYSAKFGGATGNMNAHQVAYPEFDWNEFAFTFVENYLGLERSYPTTQIEHYDNLAAVFDGLKRINTILLDLSKDVWQYVAMNYFKQKIKAGEVGSSAMPHKVNPIDFENAEGNLGIANSLLEHLSAKLPISRLQRDLTDSTVLRVIGVPLGHMLISLESLQKGLGKLELNQAAIDADLEENWAVVAEAIQTILRREGFPKPYEALRDLTRTNSKITQESISVFVDGLPISEELKKELKAISPFNYTGI is encoded by the coding sequence ATGGAATTAAATGCGCTGACCGCCGTCTCCTCAATCGATGGACGATACGCCGGCAAAACTGCCCCACTTCGGGCCTTTTTCTCTGAATTTGCCCTGATCAAATATCGGGTACACGTCGAGGTTGAATACTTTATCGCACTTTGTCAGCTTCCCCTACCTCAATTGGCGGATTTTGATCACGGTCATTTTCCAACGCTTCGCGACTTGGTCAAGCATTTCAGTCTTGCAGATGCCGAATGGATCAAGAATACCGAGCGAACCACCAACCATGACGTAAAGGCTGTAGAATATTTTCTTAAAGAGAAATTCGATGGACTTGGCTTGGAAGCATACAAAGAGTTTATCCATTTTGGCTTGACTTCCCAAGACATCAACAATACGGCCACCCCGCTCATGTTGAAAAGAGGGGTTCAGGAAGCGATTTTACCCCAATTGGAAATCGTAATTGAAAAGTTGGCAGACCTTGCAAATCAGTGGAAAGAAATCCCGATGCTGGCCAAAACGCATGGTCAACCGGCTTCTCCTACCCGACTTGGGAAGGAAATCAATGTATTCGTAGTTCGGTTGAAAAAACAACTTGAACTCCTGGAACAAATCCCCTATTCAGCCAAATTTGGAGGGGCTACCGGAAATATGAATGCCCACCAAGTGGCCTATCCAGAATTTGACTGGAATGAATTTGCCTTCACTTTTGTCGAAAATTACCTGGGATTGGAGCGCTCCTATCCCACCACCCAAATCGAACACTACGACAATCTTGCCGCAGTATTTGATGGATTGAAGCGAATCAACACCATTTTGCTCGATCTCTCCAAGGACGTTTGGCAATACGTTGCCATGAACTATTTCAAGCAAAAAATCAAAGCTGGAGAAGTAGGATCATCCGCTATGCCGCACAAGGTCAATCCGATTGACTTTGAAAATGCGGAAGGCAACCTGGGTATCGCCAATTCGCTATTGGAGCACCTTTCTGCCAAGCTTCCTATTTCCCGTCTTCAGCGAGACCTTACAGACAGTACTGTACTTCGAGTGATTGGAGTTCCACTTGGCCATATGTTGATTTCCTTAGAATCCTTGCAAAAGGGCCTAGGCAAACTGGAGCTTAATCAAGCGGCTATTGATGCCGATTTGGAAGAAAACTGGGCAGTAGTCGCAGAGGCTATCCAGACCATTTTGAGACGGGAAGGATTTCCAAAACCATACGAGGCACTTAGAGACTTGACGCGGACCAATTCAAAAATTACCCAAGAATCCATTTCCGTTTTCGTGGATGGTCTTCCCATTTCAGAGGAATTGAAAAAAGAACTGAAAGCAATCAGTCCGTTTAATTACACCGGAATCTAA
- a CDS encoding ferredoxin--NADP reductase, with translation MFNFFKKKKEEVKPSAFLPLKVREVVRETPDTVSIYFEQPEPYLDYKPGQFLTVVMDVEGKEQRRSYSLCTSPFVDAFPGISVKKVPNGIFSNFLNEKVFPGKTLNVVKPMGNFTTEFHSKNRRHFFLIAGGSGITPIMGLLKSVLVNEPQSRVTLIYASRNEEQIIFKNQLELLEKGNPDRLKTIHVLSQPSAEWTGLSGRISKEMLHELFAQAEYEPRYEEVYFMCGPDGIMETAQHVLAELNVEKERIHRESFFSAAAYQAHEDALKGISNGILTRDVTIELEGESHVVTVPPGKTVLEAGLESGLNMPYSCQSGLCTACRGRVLQGQVKMDEDAGLSEKELAAGYVLCCVSRPLTDDIKITIE, from the coding sequence ATGTTCAATTTCTTTAAGAAAAAGAAAGAGGAGGTAAAGCCTTCTGCATTTTTACCGCTCAAAGTCAGAGAAGTTGTAAGAGAAACTCCGGATACAGTATCGATTTATTTCGAGCAGCCTGAGCCTTATTTGGACTACAAGCCCGGCCAATTTCTAACTGTGGTGATGGATGTAGAAGGAAAGGAACAACGAAGATCGTATTCCCTTTGTACTTCTCCTTTTGTCGATGCTTTTCCGGGAATTTCGGTTAAAAAAGTACCCAATGGCATTTTTTCCAACTTCTTGAATGAAAAGGTCTTTCCGGGTAAAACACTAAATGTGGTCAAGCCCATGGGGAATTTTACCACAGAGTTTCATTCTAAAAATCGTCGTCATTTTTTCCTAATTGCAGGAGGTAGTGGAATCACTCCGATTATGGGACTCTTGAAGTCAGTCTTGGTCAATGAGCCTCAATCACGGGTTACCTTAATTTATGCCAGCAGAAATGAAGAACAAATCATCTTCAAAAATCAATTGGAGCTCTTGGAAAAGGGTAATCCAGACCGATTGAAGACGATTCATGTCCTCAGCCAGCCTTCTGCTGAATGGACGGGATTGAGTGGGCGAATTTCCAAAGAGATGTTGCATGAACTTTTTGCACAAGCGGAATACGAGCCTCGATACGAGGAGGTGTATTTTATGTGCGGGCCGGATGGAATTATGGAAACAGCCCAACATGTTCTGGCGGAGCTTAATGTGGAAAAAGAAAGAATTCACCGGGAGAGCTTCTTTTCTGCAGCTGCCTATCAAGCTCATGAAGATGCCTTGAAAGGGATCAGTAATGGGATTTTGACTCGTGATGTAACGATCGAACTCGAAGGAGAAAGCCATGTCGTTACTGTACCTCCTGGAAAAACTGTTTTAGAGGCGGGTCTCGAGTCTGGCCTGAATATGCCGTATAGTTGTCAAAGTGGACTTTGTACCGCTTGTCGTGGGCGAGTGCTACAAGGACAGGTGAAAATGGATGAAGACGCAGGCTTGAGTGAGAAGGAACTCGCAGCGGGCTATGTCTTGTGTTGTGTTTCCCGTCCGCTTACTGATGATATCAAAATTACCATTGAATAA
- a CDS encoding DUF4097 family beta strand repeat-containing protein produces MKKSISLFLGFCLMLISAGSAMAQNVLVDTQKSYSNIKAIEVNGGWLDVSYEGGYSSSVEVTAYLASNDTDQDIIFVTVGDVLKISLERKASNYSWNNRNKGYIKITGPEAMQLDFKNSSGTLEISKVSSSQTSLKVSSGKVSASDIKGDLMVKATSGNLYLNAIAGDVVADLTSGNADIMDIQGNVEFQATSGSLTAEGVNGKLSASFTSGNAKLANVSELGTLKFTSGNVRASNSGLGNQTVLEGTSGNFTIQTPSNLKAYNFSLKASSGNLKVGSISTGKTLEVSNGAASTIRGSISSGNITIQN; encoded by the coding sequence ATGAAAAAATCAATTTCTCTTTTCCTTGGCTTTTGCCTGATGCTGATTTCAGCAGGAAGTGCAATGGCTCAAAATGTCCTTGTGGACACACAAAAATCTTACTCCAATATCAAAGCCATCGAAGTAAATGGAGGCTGGCTTGATGTGAGCTATGAGGGGGGCTATTCCTCTTCTGTGGAAGTAACCGCTTACTTGGCATCGAATGACACGGATCAAGACATCATTTTTGTGACGGTTGGGGATGTCCTAAAAATCAGCCTGGAACGAAAGGCAAGCAACTATTCATGGAATAACCGAAACAAAGGATACATCAAAATCACCGGGCCAGAAGCGATGCAATTGGACTTCAAAAACAGCTCAGGTACTTTAGAAATCAGCAAAGTATCCAGTTCACAGACAAGCTTGAAAGTGAGCTCAGGAAAAGTTTCCGCATCAGATATCAAAGGTGACTTAATGGTCAAAGCGACATCTGGAAATCTCTATTTAAATGCCATCGCCGGGGATGTGGTCGCAGATTTAACTTCAGGCAATGCAGACATTATGGACATTCAGGGTAACGTAGAGTTTCAGGCTACTAGCGGATCTTTGACCGCAGAAGGAGTCAATGGAAAACTTTCTGCTTCCTTCACTTCGGGAAATGCCAAGCTGGCAAATGTCTCTGAACTGGGAACGCTAAAATTCACCTCAGGAAATGTGCGAGCATCTAATTCTGGTTTGGGAAATCAAACCGTTTTGGAAGGAACTTCTGGAAACTTCACCATCCAAACTCCGAGCAATTTGAAAGCCTACAACTTTTCACTCAAAGCCTCTTCAGGTAATTTGAAAGTAGGTTCGATCTCAACAGGTAAAACCTTGGAAGTTTCCAACGGAGCAGCATCAACCATCCGTGGTTCCATCAGCTCAGGAAATATTACGATCCAGAATTAA
- the ctlX gene encoding citrulline utilization hydrolase CtlX — protein MQTTLTILMIRPARFGFNFETAGNNFYQQNDERPASEIQELAIQEFEGFVSLLRDQGVEVLVIDDTPLPAKTDAVFPNNWFSTHPDGKLILYPMFSPNRRLERRKEIVEKLIRRDFQVNEIIDLTFFEQSGQYLEGTGSMVMDHEAKVIYACFSERTHPVPLEYVAKILNYQLLGFEAMQEYQGKWSPIYHTNVMMHVGSDLAIVCLESIVKSSDRQRVKDSLSQSGKKVIPITAKQKFNFAGNMLEVGNSGGEKFTVMSQAALDSLNVGQIQQIEKYTTIISPSLPTIEKLGGGSARCMMAELFLPKSH, from the coding sequence ATGCAGACGACCTTAACCATTTTAATGATTCGACCGGCTCGTTTTGGATTTAACTTCGAGACGGCTGGGAATAATTTTTATCAGCAAAATGACGAGCGTCCCGCCTCTGAGATTCAGGAATTAGCCATCCAGGAATTTGAAGGATTTGTATCCTTGCTCCGAGATCAAGGAGTGGAAGTTCTGGTGATTGACGATACTCCTTTACCTGCAAAAACCGATGCGGTCTTTCCAAACAACTGGTTTAGTACACATCCCGATGGGAAGCTGATTTTGTATCCCATGTTTTCGCCCAACCGCCGGTTGGAGCGTCGAAAAGAGATTGTAGAGAAATTGATTCGAAGGGATTTTCAAGTAAATGAGATAATTGATCTTACTTTTTTTGAGCAAAGCGGTCAATACTTAGAAGGGACTGGAAGTATGGTAATGGATCATGAGGCAAAAGTGATCTACGCATGTTTTTCAGAGCGAACACATCCAGTTCCCTTGGAATATGTAGCCAAGATTCTGAACTATCAGTTGCTTGGGTTTGAAGCGATGCAGGAATATCAGGGAAAATGGAGTCCGATTTATCATACCAATGTCATGATGCACGTTGGTTCTGATTTGGCGATTGTTTGTTTGGAAAGTATCGTGAAATCTTCCGATCGACAACGAGTCAAGGACTCCTTAAGTCAATCGGGGAAAAAAGTAATTCCAATCACAGCCAAGCAGAAGTTTAATTTTGCCGGAAATATGCTGGAAGTTGGTAATTCTGGAGGTGAAAAATTCACAGTCATGTCTCAAGCTGCTCTTGATTCGCTCAACGTGGGGCAAATTCAGCAAATCGAGAAATACACGACAATTATAAGCCCTTCGCTACCCACTATTGAAAAGCTTGGAGGAGGATCTGCCCGGTGTATGATGGCAGAACTATTTTTACCAAAAAGTCACTGA
- a CDS encoding EVE domain-containing protein, producing the protein MNYWMVKTEPTSYSWEDLVQKGEEVWDGVRNYQAKNFLKEMKQGEKVLVYHSGKDKAVVGIAKVIEEAFPDPKDPEWVAVRIQAEQALTRPVTLTQIKNEDLLSEMLMLKQSRLSVMSVTATEFETLIKLSK; encoded by the coding sequence ATGAACTACTGGATGGTGAAAACAGAACCAACTTCCTATTCTTGGGAAGACTTAGTCCAAAAGGGAGAGGAAGTCTGGGATGGTGTAAGAAACTATCAAGCGAAAAATTTTTTAAAGGAAATGAAGCAGGGAGAAAAAGTCCTAGTCTATCATAGTGGTAAGGATAAAGCGGTAGTTGGAATAGCAAAAGTGATCGAAGAAGCTTTTCCTGATCCTAAAGACCCAGAATGGGTAGCTGTTCGCATCCAAGCCGAGCAAGCTTTAACTCGGCCAGTGACTTTGACACAGATTAAGAATGAAGATCTCCTCTCTGAAATGTTGATGCTCAAGCAGAGTCGGCTTTCGGTCATGTCAGTGACTGCTACTGAATTTGAAACTTTGATCAAACTGTCCAAATGA
- a CDS encoding DNA polymerase/3'-5' exonuclease PolX, protein MDHKTILKKLKLSIQLMELHEENSFKIRSYQSALNSLERGDQDLMDLSEEELGKINGVGKSIQEAIIQLRNTETFQGLEDLLAKTPAGVLEILQIKGLGPKKVKTLWEELGITSTHELMEACQSGKVAQIKGFGEKTQETIIQNLEFKASNAGKWLYADIEDTIEGLKNQIHQLLPSALIALVGEFARKMEIISVAELLLAGEHLSAVKDHLSTNENIEWDWKISGPYTWRGKLLDQDLRVIFHFCSIEDFVSKKLSLTASTYHLISTTEDHESISEKIQKKNYSSEEEFFSINNLQFIPAEMREGMGEVGLAASNSIPVLLEERDLKGILHNHSTYSDGKHSLKQMAEHCKNLGYEYLGISDHSRTASYAGGLDIEQVMKQHQEIDQLNLELAPFKIFKGIESDILGDGSLDYPKEVLASFDFIVSSVHSILNMDKKRATDRLIKAIENPYTTILGHPTGRLLLRREGYPIDHQAIIDACAANQVVIEINANPWRLDLDWRWVAYAMEKGVRLSINPDAHEMDGYQDMKYGVLVGRKGGLTREMTLNALSGAEISEYFAQRKSNIK, encoded by the coding sequence TTGGATCACAAGACCATTCTCAAAAAACTCAAGCTGAGTATTCAGCTGATGGAACTTCATGAGGAAAACTCCTTCAAAATCAGAAGCTACCAATCTGCCTTAAATTCCCTAGAACGAGGAGATCAAGATTTGATGGACCTGAGTGAGGAGGAGTTGGGAAAAATAAACGGGGTCGGAAAAAGTATCCAAGAAGCCATCATCCAACTCCGAAACACCGAAACATTTCAGGGATTAGAGGATTTGTTGGCCAAAACACCCGCTGGAGTTTTGGAAATACTTCAAATCAAAGGTCTTGGTCCCAAAAAAGTAAAAACCCTTTGGGAGGAGCTGGGGATCACCTCCACTCACGAATTGATGGAAGCATGTCAGTCTGGGAAAGTCGCCCAAATCAAAGGATTTGGAGAAAAAACTCAGGAAACCATCATCCAAAATTTAGAATTCAAAGCCTCCAATGCGGGCAAGTGGCTCTATGCAGATATTGAGGACACAATCGAAGGACTCAAAAACCAAATCCACCAACTTTTGCCTTCAGCATTAATAGCCTTGGTAGGAGAGTTTGCCAGGAAAATGGAAATCATTTCAGTAGCAGAACTCCTCCTTGCCGGTGAACACCTATCTGCCGTCAAGGATCATTTGAGTACGAATGAAAATATCGAATGGGATTGGAAAATCTCAGGGCCTTATACCTGGAGAGGAAAGCTCCTCGATCAGGATCTTCGGGTGATTTTCCATTTCTGCTCCATAGAAGACTTTGTTTCTAAAAAGCTAAGTCTGACCGCATCTACCTATCATTTGATTTCGACTACGGAAGACCACGAGTCCATTTCCGAAAAAATCCAAAAGAAAAACTACAGCTCCGAAGAAGAATTTTTCAGCATCAACAACCTCCAATTTATTCCAGCAGAAATGCGAGAAGGAATGGGAGAAGTTGGCCTAGCAGCTTCGAATAGCATCCCTGTCCTATTAGAAGAGAGGGACTTGAAAGGAATTTTGCACAATCATTCTACCTATAGTGACGGAAAGCACAGCCTGAAACAAATGGCTGAACACTGCAAAAATCTCGGGTATGAATATCTTGGAATATCTGACCATAGTCGAACCGCAAGCTATGCCGGTGGTTTGGATATTGAACAGGTCATGAAGCAGCATCAGGAAATTGATCAACTCAATCTGGAGCTAGCCCCTTTCAAAATATTCAAAGGTATCGAGTCAGATATTTTAGGAGATGGAAGCCTAGACTATCCCAAGGAAGTATTGGCAAGCTTTGATTTTATTGTTTCCTCGGTCCACTCCATTTTAAATATGGATAAAAAACGAGCTACAGATCGATTGATTAAGGCGATTGAAAATCCCTATACCACCATTTTGGGCCACCCCACTGGAAGGCTTTTACTTCGAAGAGAAGGCTATCCCATTGACCATCAAGCCATCATTGATGCCTGTGCTGCAAATCAAGTTGTGATCGAAATCAATGCGAATCCTTGGCGTTTGGATTTGGATTGGCGATGGGTAGCTTATGCGATGGAAAAAGGAGTCAGACTTTCCATCAATCCTGACGCCCATGAAATGGACGGATATCAAGACATGAAATATGGCGTTTTGGTGGGACGAAAAGGTGGACTTACTCGAGAAATGACCCTAAACGCACTCAGCGGTGCCGAAATTTCAGAATACTTTGCGCAACGGAAATCGAACATCAAGTAA
- the pyrR gene encoding bifunctional pyr operon transcriptional regulator/uracil phosphoribosyltransferase PyrR — translation MQKRLVLDQQQITITLKRFCYQLIENHDDFENTVILGLQPRGTILLDKIVTLLEEISGIRVPSGYLDATFHRDDFRRRDFPLKANETKIDFLVEGKKVILIDDVLYKGRSVRAAMDAMIAFGRPRKVELMVLVDRRLTRDFPIMPDYCGAKVNTLDSQYVVVEWTDQGHQEDAVWITEKPTN, via the coding sequence ATGCAAAAGCGGCTTGTACTCGATCAGCAGCAGATCACCATCACCCTAAAGCGGTTCTGCTATCAACTCATCGAAAATCACGACGATTTCGAAAACACTGTCATCCTTGGTTTACAGCCGAGAGGTACTATCCTCCTCGATAAAATTGTGACTTTGCTGGAGGAAATCTCCGGCATCCGAGTGCCTTCAGGGTATTTGGACGCAACGTTTCATCGAGATGATTTTCGTAGAAGAGACTTTCCACTCAAAGCCAATGAAACCAAAATCGACTTTTTGGTGGAGGGGAAAAAGGTGATTCTGATTGATGATGTACTCTATAAAGGAAGGTCAGTAAGAGCTGCGATGGATGCAATGATTGCATTTGGCCGACCTCGAAAAGTGGAGCTAATGGTCCTAGTGGATCGTAGATTAACCCGAGATTTCCCGATCATGCCAGACTACTGTGGAGCTAAGGTCAATACGCTTGATAGCCAATATGTGGTTGTGGAATGGACCGATCAAGGTCATCAAGAAGACGCCGTTTGGATCACTGAAAAACCTACCAATTGA
- a CDS encoding RNA polymerase sigma factor, whose product MFNRLDFSTESGLIKGCLKGDRAAQRHLYERYSGKFLAICMRYLKDREHAEDVMIESFMKIFEKLPQFESKGSFEGWMKRIVVTQALMKLRSSRHLMMEVNLEFESDYQGQNYELTHLEAAELMDLVKSLPVGYRTVFNLYAIEGYAHQEIAEMLGITESTSKSQLNRARTALKEKIASLQPQTKTNHG is encoded by the coding sequence ATGTTTAACAGATTAGATTTTTCAACTGAAAGCGGACTCATCAAAGGTTGCCTGAAAGGCGATCGTGCTGCGCAAAGGCACTTGTATGAGCGATATTCAGGAAAATTTCTAGCCATCTGTATGCGATACCTAAAAGATCGCGAACATGCCGAGGATGTGATGATCGAAAGTTTTATGAAAATCTTTGAAAAACTCCCTCAATTCGAATCCAAGGGGAGTTTTGAAGGATGGATGAAACGAATCGTAGTCACTCAGGCTTTGATGAAGCTAAGAAGTAGCCGTCATCTGATGATGGAAGTCAACCTCGAATTTGAATCTGACTATCAGGGTCAAAATTACGAGTTGACTCACCTCGAAGCAGCGGAATTAATGGATCTGGTCAAAAGCCTTCCGGTTGGATATAGAACTGTATTTAACCTCTATGCCATCGAAGGGTATGCGCACCAAGAAATAGCCGAAATGCTCGGAATCACCGAAAGCACGTCCAAATCCCAACTCAACCGGGCGAGGACTGCACTCAAAGAAAAAATTGCCAGTCTTCAACCTCAAACCAAGACAAACCATGGCTAA